The Elusimicrobiota bacterium genome window below encodes:
- a CDS encoding transposase yields MGRPRRIHFPGAVYHVFSRGNARQNIFLEDSDYQMFLLLLAAEKNRSPFELFGYCLMPNHLHLLIRVAKQPLRIIMKRILGRYARFFNIRCKRTGHVFESRYKAPLCCDDIYLKELLRYIHLNPVRAELCSRPEQWLWSSHAHYLGMRAEPFVDSAFPLSMFGNDPRMARKFYADFVSEGLDCPPPLLTEDLPEIPHQTPTKGKEVLDLAALAARIERRRGLGEDVLRGPCRSREVAAARKEFAIEAYACGFGPGAIACFIGRSCSAVCRMVRPPGLVPLVQ; encoded by the coding sequence ATGGGCAGACCTCGACGCATCCATTTTCCCGGGGCGGTCTATCACGTCTTCTCCCGCGGCAATGCGCGGCAGAACATCTTCCTGGAAGACTCGGACTACCAGATGTTCCTACTCCTGCTCGCAGCCGAGAAGAACCGATCCCCCTTCGAGCTCTTCGGATATTGCCTCATGCCGAACCACCTGCACCTTCTCATCCGCGTCGCCAAGCAACCGCTACGCATCATTATGAAGCGGATCCTCGGGCGCTACGCGCGCTTCTTTAACATCCGCTGCAAGCGTACAGGGCATGTGTTCGAGAGCCGCTACAAGGCCCCCCTATGCTGCGACGACATCTACCTCAAAGAGCTTCTCCGCTATATCCATCTCAACCCCGTGAGGGCGGAGCTCTGCTCCCGTCCCGAGCAGTGGCTCTGGTCGAGTCACGCACACTACCTGGGGATGAGAGCGGAACCCTTCGTAGACTCCGCCTTCCCCCTCTCGATGTTCGGCAATGACCCTCGAATGGCACGGAAGTTCTACGCGGACTTCGTATCAGAGGGCCTGGACTGCCCTCCCCCCTTACTCACCGAGGACTTGCCCGAGATTCCCCATCAGACCCCTACTAAAGGGAAGGAGGTACTGGATCTGGCTGCATTAGCCGCTCGTATCGAGCGTAGGAGAGGGCTCGGGGAGGACGTTCTGCGCGGGCCATGCCGCAGCAGGGAGGTCGCGGCGGCTAGAAAGGAATTCGCGATTGAAGCCTACGCCTGCGGCTTCGGGCCCGGAGCCATCGCCTGCTTCATCGGCCGTTCCTGCTCGGCCGTATGTCGGATGGTCCGCCCACCCGGTTTAGTTCCATTAGTTCAGTGA